A single genomic interval of Streptomyces graminofaciens harbors:
- a CDS encoding alkaline phosphatase family protein, with amino-acid sequence MPAVAALGDRGFRARLDPVLPAVTCTVQSSILTGEAPSGHGAVANGWYFRDLGEIMLWRQHNALVGGEKIWDTARKSAPDYKVANICWWYAMGADVDLTVTPRPIYYSDGRKEPDCYTWPPSLHDELTDRLGPFPLFTYWGPNAGLPSTQWILGAARQVFDEHNPDLTLVYIPQLDYEPQRTGPDSPGTIANARQLDDALRPLIDHFLNEGATVVALSEYGITPASRPVDINRALRSAGLLDVYTQDGMEYLDPWTSRAFAVADHQIAHVYVRDPADTAEVAKILDGLDGVDQVLDADGKAAHGLDHERSGELVAIADPDAWFTYYYWLDDDRAPDFARQVEIHRKPGYDPAELLWDETVPAVKLRAVGQVARKKLGLRYRMQTVPLDPAGVSGSHGRLPDHPDDGPVLLCSAPDGAREAYAATEVKSLLLGLAGLD; translated from the coding sequence ATGCCCGCCGTGGCCGCCCTCGGCGACCGCGGCTTCCGGGCCCGGCTCGACCCCGTACTGCCCGCCGTCACCTGCACCGTCCAGTCCTCGATCCTCACCGGCGAGGCGCCCTCCGGGCACGGCGCCGTCGCCAACGGCTGGTACTTCCGCGACCTCGGCGAGATCATGCTGTGGCGCCAGCACAACGCGCTCGTCGGCGGCGAGAAGATCTGGGACACCGCCCGCAAGTCCGCCCCGGACTACAAGGTCGCGAACATCTGCTGGTGGTACGCGATGGGCGCCGACGTCGACCTCACCGTCACCCCACGGCCCATCTACTACTCGGACGGCCGCAAGGAACCCGACTGCTACACCTGGCCACCGTCCCTGCACGACGAACTGACCGACCGGCTCGGCCCGTTCCCCCTGTTCACCTACTGGGGCCCCAACGCGGGCCTGCCCTCCACCCAGTGGATCCTCGGCGCCGCCCGCCAGGTCTTCGACGAACACAACCCCGACCTCACCCTCGTCTACATCCCCCAACTCGACTACGAGCCCCAGCGCACCGGCCCCGACTCGCCCGGGACGATCGCCAACGCCCGCCAACTCGACGACGCCCTGCGCCCGTTGATCGACCACTTCCTGAACGAGGGCGCCACGGTCGTCGCGCTCAGCGAGTACGGCATCACCCCCGCCTCCCGTCCGGTCGACATCAACCGCGCCCTGCGCTCCGCCGGACTGCTCGACGTCTACACCCAGGACGGCATGGAGTACCTCGACCCGTGGACCTCACGGGCCTTCGCCGTCGCCGACCACCAGATCGCCCACGTCTACGTCCGAGACCCGGCCGACACCGCCGAGGTCGCCAAGATCCTCGACGGACTCGACGGCGTGGACCAGGTGCTGGACGCCGACGGCAAGGCCGCCCACGGCCTGGACCACGAACGCTCCGGCGAGCTGGTCGCGATCGCCGACCCCGACGCCTGGTTCACGTACTACTACTGGCTCGACGACGACCGCGCCCCCGACTTCGCCCGCCAGGTCGAGATCCACCGCAAGCCCGGCTACGACCCCGCCGAGCTGCTCTGGGACGAGACGGTCCCCGCCGTGAAGCTGCGCGCGGTGGGCCAGGTCGCCCGCAAGAAGCTGGGGCTGCGCTACCGCATGCAGACCGTCCCGCTCGACCCGGCCGGCGTCAGCGGCAGCCACGGCCGACTCCCCGACCACCCGGACGACGGCCCCGTACTGCTGTGCTCGGCGCCGGACGGGGCCCGCGAGGCGTACGCGGCGACCGAGGTGAAGTCCCTGCTGCTCGGACTGGCCGGCCTCGACTAG
- the eboE gene encoding metabolite traffic protein EboE, translating to MRFRHPDGTTVHLGYCSNVHQAEDLEGVIAQLAEYAEPVRDRLGVDRLGIGLWLARGVVTRLVDEPGELRRLKNELAARGLETVTLNAFPYAGFHREVVKKDVYLPDWADEARLAHTLDCARVLAELLPDDVERGSISTLPLAWRTPWPAERAETARRALDRLTAGLAGIESDTGRRIRVAFEPEPGCVVETTAQAVRELRGLDPDRLGVCLDACHLAVQFEEPGAALTRLADAGLPVVKLQASCAIEAADPADPAAHAALRRLAEPRFLHQTRTAPAAEEQVRGADDLPDALDGELPTDTGPWRVHFHAPLHADPEPPLRTTADQLSQVLTGLLGGASAACDHIEVETYTWSVLPEPPADLAGGIAAELAWARDRLTGLGLKEDHL from the coding sequence ATGCGATTCCGGCACCCGGACGGCACCACCGTCCACCTCGGCTACTGCAGCAACGTCCACCAGGCGGAGGACCTGGAGGGCGTCATCGCCCAACTCGCCGAATACGCCGAGCCCGTACGCGACCGCCTCGGCGTCGACCGGCTCGGCATCGGGCTCTGGCTCGCCCGCGGAGTCGTCACCCGACTCGTAGACGAACCAGGGGAGTTGCGGCGACTCAAGAACGAACTCGCCGCACGCGGCCTGGAGACCGTCACCCTCAACGCCTTCCCCTACGCCGGGTTCCACCGCGAGGTCGTCAAGAAGGACGTCTACCTGCCCGACTGGGCGGACGAGGCACGCCTCGCCCACACCCTGGACTGCGCCCGCGTGCTCGCCGAACTCCTCCCGGACGACGTCGAGCGCGGCAGCATCTCCACGCTCCCGCTGGCCTGGCGGACCCCCTGGCCCGCCGAGCGCGCCGAGACCGCCCGCCGCGCTCTGGACCGGCTGACCGCCGGGCTCGCCGGAATCGAGTCCGACACCGGCCGCCGTATCCGGGTCGCCTTCGAACCGGAGCCCGGCTGCGTGGTGGAGACCACCGCCCAGGCCGTACGGGAACTGCGCGGCCTCGACCCGGACCGGCTCGGCGTCTGCCTCGACGCCTGCCACCTCGCCGTCCAGTTCGAGGAACCCGGCGCCGCCCTGACCCGCCTCGCCGACGCCGGGCTGCCCGTGGTCAAACTCCAGGCGTCCTGCGCGATCGAGGCCGCCGACCCGGCCGACCCCGCCGCCCACGCGGCCCTGCGCCGCCTCGCGGAACCCCGGTTCCTGCACCAGACGCGTACGGCCCCGGCGGCCGAGGAGCAGGTGCGGGGAGCCGACGATCTGCCGGACGCCCTCGACGGTGAGCTGCCCACCGACACCGGGCCCTGGCGCGTCCACTTCCACGCCCCGCTGCACGCCGATCCCGAACCGCCGCTGCGCACGACCGCCGACCAGCTGAGCCAGGTCCTCACCGGACTGCTCGGCGGGGCCTCGGCCGCCTGCGACCACATCGAGGTCGAGACCTACACCTGGTCCGTCCTCCCCGAACCGCCCGCCGACCTCGCCGGTGGCATCGCCGCCGAACTCGCCTGGGCCCGCGACCGGTTGACCGGCCTCGGCCTCAAGGAGGACCACCTGTGA